One Drosophila virilis strain 15010-1051.87 chromosome 5, Dvir_AGI_RSII-ME, whole genome shotgun sequence DNA window includes the following coding sequences:
- the LOC6626749 gene encoding cyclic nucleotide-gated channel beta-1 isoform X5, translating to MSTAKRLVLSLRGRKNSQGNSATSSTRLVSAGTSPGHELDEIAVVSGTGSTSHHFSYGGCIGNNNDASSAAAAVARYSTDLGPKFGMSQPKFGQSVSQQGFFTSHDSLATPCASRASNSHMATVSTASEMDLLHNKQRPNNNKSRGRLKTTGGDQPLLGTWNRSTGRGSQDNTLSGGGGGATSVLMGHTQYGGNYCNGTDRYPRSRSQQQSHHNAGQATHHPYQLQHSASTVSHHPHAHGQSAHGGPGPPHGGHPHHQLHGGGGPGSGGVSGHSTQHQKPHRTASQRIRAATAARKLHFVFDPAGRLCYYWSMVVSMAFLYNFWVIIYRFAFQEINRRTIAVWFCLDYLSDFLYLIDIFFHFRTGYLEDGVLQTDAIKLRTHYMNSTIFYIDCLCLLPLDFLYLSIGFNSILRSFRLVKIYRFWAFMDRTERHTNYPNLFRSTALIHYLLVIFHWNGCLYHIIHKNNGFGSRNWVYHDSESADVVKQYLQSYYWCTLALTTIGDLPKPRSKGEYVFVILQLLFGLMLFATVLGHVANIVTSVSAARKEFQAKLDGVKTYMRMRRVPNHLQVKVIKWFDYLWLTQKCSDEERAVSCLPDKLKAEIAINVHLDTLKRVEIFQNTEAGFLCELVLRLRPVLFSPGDYICRKGEVGKEMYIVNRGRLQVVADNGKTVMASLKAGSYFGEISILNMGTAGKELGNRRTASVRSVGYSDLFVLSKKDMWDVLKEYPAARVRLESIAVKRLEKYKKAPLEKVKYFNVVAMGRCQSTPGLVESCGRTTLEDMWLPPASVNMLHQVQQHQVQQQQQQQLQLQQQQAQQQQHHQQLPHTHGYSPRSYTEHLVRATDSPRSVSPSAHGSEERPRSRATSHHSMRPQSQPSHTGHVCDSSSQLECYGTGVGGVGGGTTPLLGSHEALEDEIKRLRERLHTVESENQALNTKLSQQQWDLENRLAEIEMQICGVSSTSSVDPENEAEELERNRESII from the exons ATCTAGGCCCCAAGTTTGGCATGTCCCAGCCGAAATTCGGCCAGAGCGTCTCGCAACAAGGTTTCTTCACGTCGCATGACAGCCTGGCCACACCATGCGCCTCCAGAGCATCGAACTCGCATATGGCCACCGTAAGCACTGCCTCCGAAATGGATTTATTGCACAACAAGCAAcgccccaacaacaacaaatcgcgCGGCCGTCTGAAAACGACCGGCGGCGATCAGCCACTGCTGGGCACCTGGAATCGATCCACAGGCCGCGGCTCGCAGGATAACACGCTAAGTGGAGGTGGTGGTGGTGCCACCAGTGTACTCATGGGACATACACAATATGGCGGCAACTATTGCAACGGCACGGATCG CTACCCGCGTTCGCGctcgcagcagcagtcgcaccACAATGCCGGACAAGCCACGCACCACCCATACCAGTTGCAGCACTCTGCCTCCACGGTGTCGCACCACCCGCATGCGCATGGTCAGTCCGCACATGGCGGCCCTGGTCCGCCTCATGGCGGCCATCCGCACCATCAACTGCATGGTGGCGGCGGTCCTGGCAGTGGGGGTGTCAGCGGACATTCAACACAGCATCAGAAACCGCATCGCACTGCCTCGCAGCGTATACGCGCCGCCACGGCTGCCCGCAAGCTGCATTTTGTGTTCGATCCGGCGGGGCGGCTCTGCTACTATTGGTCCATGGTGGTTTCCATGGCCTTTTTGTATAATTTCTGGGTGATAATCTACCGCTTCGCCTTCCAGGAGATCAATCGGCGCACGATCGCCGTGTGGTTCTGCTTGGACTATCTGTCCGATTTTCTATATCTGATTGACATATTCTTTCACTTTCGCACTGGATATCTGGAGGATGGGGTGCTGCAAACGGACGCAATCAAACTGCGCACACACTACATGAACTCGACGATCTTCTACATCGACTGcctttgcctgctgccgctggACTTTCTCTATTTGTCGATTGGCTTCAATTCGATACTGCGCAGCTTTCGGCTGGTCAAGATCTATCGATTTTGGGCCTTCATGGACCGAACCGAGCGACACACCAACTATCCGAATCTGTTTCGCTCCACGGCCCTTATACATTATCTGCTTGTGATATTCCATTGGAACGGCTGCCTCTACCACATAATTCACAAGAACAATGGCTTCGGCTCACGGAATTGGGTCTATCATGACTCCGAGTCGGCGGACGTAGTTAAACAGTATCTGCAGAGCTATTACTGGTGCACTTTGGCATTAACCACCATCGGGGACCTGCCCAAGCCCCGCTCCAAGGGCGAGTACGTATTTGTGATATTGCAATTGCTATTCGGCCTGATGCTCTTTGCCACGGTGCTCGGACATGTGGCGAACATTGTGACGTCGGTGAGTGCGGCGCGCAAGGAGTTTCAAG CCAAGCTGGACGGAGTTAAGACGTACATGCGCATGCGGCGTGTGCCGAATCATCTGCAGGTGAAGGTCATCAAATGGTTCGATTACCTGTGGCTCACGCAAAAGTGCTCGGACGAGGAGCGCGCCGTATCCTGTCTTCCTGATAAATTAAAG GCTGAAATAGCAATTAACGTCCATTTAGATACACTTAAGCGGGTTGAGATTTTTCAAAACACTGAAGCGGGTTTCCTTTGCGAATTGGTGCTGAGACTGCGGCCCGTGCTCTTCTCCCCGGGCGACTACATTTGCCGGAAAG GCGAGGTGGGCAAGGAGATGTACATTGTGAATCGTGGACGATTGCAGGTCGTTGCTGACAATGGCAAAACGGTGATGGCCTCGTTAAAGGCAGGTTCCTATTTCGGCGAGATTAGTATACTGAATATGGGCACCGCAGGTAAAGAACTTG GCAACAGACGGACCGCCAGCGTTCGCTCCGTGGGCTACAGCGATCTGTTCGTGCTGAGCAAAAAGGACATGTGGGACGTGCTTAAGGAGTATCCGGCGGCGCGTGTCCGCTTGGAGTCGATAGCCGTCAAGCGTTTGGAGAAATACAAGAAGGCGCCACTGGAGAAAG TCAAATACTTTAATGTAGTTGCCATGGGCCGCTGCCAGTCAACGCCGGGCCTGGTGGAGAGCTGCGGCCGCACCACGCTGGAGGATATGTGGCTGCCGCCAGCCTCAGTCAACATGCTGCATCAGGTGCAGCAGCATcaggtgcagcagcaacaacagcaacagctgcagctgcagcagcaacaggcacaacagcagcaacatcaccAGCAGCTGCCGCATACGCATGGCTACAG TCCACGCAGCTATACGGAGCATTTGGTGCGTGCCACGGACTCGCCACGTTCGGTCAGTCCCAGCGCACACGGCTCAGAGGAGCGGCCGCGCAGTCGCGCCACCTCGCACCACTCAATGCGACCGCAATCACAGCCCAGTCACACAG GTCACGTTTGCGACTCGAGCTCACAGCTGGAGTGCTATGGCACTGGCGTTGGAGGTGTTGGTGGCGGAACCACGCCGCTGCTCGGCTCTCACGAGGCTCTGGAGGATGAGATTAAGCGTTTGAGAGAACGCCTGCATACAGTTGAATCGGAGAATCAGGCTCTTAATACGAAACTCTCGCAGCAGCAATGGGATTTGGAGAATCGTCTGGCAGagattgaaatgcaaatctgCGGCGTTTCGTCCACGTCCAGCGTGGATCCCGAAAATGAGGCCGAGGAGCTGGAACGGAATCGCGAGAGTATTATATAA
- the LOC6626750 gene encoding C-type lectin 37Db, whose amino-acid sequence MLWHQLIACAVLALALTQLHSASSQTATSKCAKNFTEVGDQCLLAVNSWLNWYEADRYCHTKGAGLLSLKNDTQLQLINKWLNTSLANQLELWTSGNSLGQKGVYFWQNTGEQSRYLPWATGQPRPYDGDCLMLTGTYSGLGVGNYRLAIRNCSNWAVFVCEQQSQNRSTRVCLKPEAFEMAQVVV is encoded by the coding sequence ATGTTGTGGCATCAATTAATTGCCTGCGCTGTGCTCGCCCTGGCGCTGACCCAGCTGCACTCTGCCAGCAGCCAAACAGCTACCTCCAAGTGTGCCAAGAACTTCACTGAGGTGGGCGACCAGTGCCTGTTGGCTGTCAACAGTTGGTTGAACTGGTACGAGGCAGATCGCTACTGTCACACCAAGGGCGCCGGACTGCTCAGCCTGAAGAATGATACGCAGCTGCAGTTGATCAACAAGTGGCTTAATACGTCTCTGGCAAACCAGCTGGAGCTGTGGACCTCCGGCAACAGTCTGGGCCAAAAGGGCGTCTACTTTTGGCAAAACACTGGCGAACAGTCCCGCTATTTGCCCTGGGCGACGGGCCAGCCCCGACCATATGACGGCGACTGCCTGATGCTAACTGGAACCTACAGCGGATTGGGCGTTGGAAATTATCGCCTGGCGATCAGAAACTGCTCCAACTGGGCTGTTTTTGTCTGCGAGCAGCAGTCACAAAATCGGTCTACCCGTGTTTGCCTCAAGCCCGAAGCCTTTGAAATGGCTCAGGTGGTggtgtaa
- the LOC6626749 gene encoding cyclic nucleotide-gated channel beta-1 isoform X6, with product MSTAKRLVLSLRGRKNSQGNSATSSTRLVSAGTSPGHELDEIAVVSGTGSTSHHFSYGGCIGNNNDASSAAAAVARYSTDLGPKFGMSQPKFGQSVSQQGFFTSHDSLATPCASRASNSHMATVSTASEMDLLHNKQRPNNNKSRGRLKTTGGDQPLLGTWNRSTGRGSQDNTLSGGGGGATSVLMGHTQYGGNYCNGTDRYPRSRSQQQSHHNAGQATHHPYQLQHSASTVSHHPHAHGQSAHGGPGPPHGGHPHHQLHGGGGPGSGGVSGHSTQHQKPHRTASQRIRAATAARKLHFVFDPAGRLCYYWSMVVSMAFLYNFWVIIYRFAFQEINRRTIAVWFCLDYLSDFLYLIDIFFHFRTGYLEDGVLQTDAIKLRTHYMNSTIFYIDCLCLLPLDFLYLSIGFNSILRSFRLVKIYRFWAFMDRTERHTNYPNLFRSTALIHYLLVIFHWNGCLYHIIHKNNGFGSRNWVYHDSESADVVKQYLQSYYWCTLALTTIGDLPKPRSKGEYVFVILQLLFGLMLFATVLGHVANIVTSVSAARKEFQAKLDGVKTYMRMRRVPNHLQVKVIKWFDYLWLTQKCSDEERAVSCLPDKLKAEIAINVHLDTLKRVEIFQNTEAGFLCELVLRLRPVLFSPGDYICRKGEVGKEMYIVNRGRLQVVADNGKTVMASLKAGSYFGEISILNMGTAGNRRTASVRSVGYSDLFVLSKKDMWDVLKEYPAARVRLESIAVKRLEKYKKAPLEKVKYFNVVAMGRCQSTPGLVESCGRTTLEDMWLPPASVNMLHQVQQHQVQQQQQQQLQLQQQQAQQQQHHQQLPHTHGYSPRSYTEHLVRATDSPRSVSPSAHGSEERPRSRATSHHSMRPQSQPSHTGHVCDSSSQLECYGTGVGGVGGGTTPLLGSHEALEDEIKRLRERLHTVESENQALNTKLSQQQWDLENRLAEIEMQICGVSSTSSVDPENEAEELERNRESII from the exons ATCTAGGCCCCAAGTTTGGCATGTCCCAGCCGAAATTCGGCCAGAGCGTCTCGCAACAAGGTTTCTTCACGTCGCATGACAGCCTGGCCACACCATGCGCCTCCAGAGCATCGAACTCGCATATGGCCACCGTAAGCACTGCCTCCGAAATGGATTTATTGCACAACAAGCAAcgccccaacaacaacaaatcgcgCGGCCGTCTGAAAACGACCGGCGGCGATCAGCCACTGCTGGGCACCTGGAATCGATCCACAGGCCGCGGCTCGCAGGATAACACGCTAAGTGGAGGTGGTGGTGGTGCCACCAGTGTACTCATGGGACATACACAATATGGCGGCAACTATTGCAACGGCACGGATCG CTACCCGCGTTCGCGctcgcagcagcagtcgcaccACAATGCCGGACAAGCCACGCACCACCCATACCAGTTGCAGCACTCTGCCTCCACGGTGTCGCACCACCCGCATGCGCATGGTCAGTCCGCACATGGCGGCCCTGGTCCGCCTCATGGCGGCCATCCGCACCATCAACTGCATGGTGGCGGCGGTCCTGGCAGTGGGGGTGTCAGCGGACATTCAACACAGCATCAGAAACCGCATCGCACTGCCTCGCAGCGTATACGCGCCGCCACGGCTGCCCGCAAGCTGCATTTTGTGTTCGATCCGGCGGGGCGGCTCTGCTACTATTGGTCCATGGTGGTTTCCATGGCCTTTTTGTATAATTTCTGGGTGATAATCTACCGCTTCGCCTTCCAGGAGATCAATCGGCGCACGATCGCCGTGTGGTTCTGCTTGGACTATCTGTCCGATTTTCTATATCTGATTGACATATTCTTTCACTTTCGCACTGGATATCTGGAGGATGGGGTGCTGCAAACGGACGCAATCAAACTGCGCACACACTACATGAACTCGACGATCTTCTACATCGACTGcctttgcctgctgccgctggACTTTCTCTATTTGTCGATTGGCTTCAATTCGATACTGCGCAGCTTTCGGCTGGTCAAGATCTATCGATTTTGGGCCTTCATGGACCGAACCGAGCGACACACCAACTATCCGAATCTGTTTCGCTCCACGGCCCTTATACATTATCTGCTTGTGATATTCCATTGGAACGGCTGCCTCTACCACATAATTCACAAGAACAATGGCTTCGGCTCACGGAATTGGGTCTATCATGACTCCGAGTCGGCGGACGTAGTTAAACAGTATCTGCAGAGCTATTACTGGTGCACTTTGGCATTAACCACCATCGGGGACCTGCCCAAGCCCCGCTCCAAGGGCGAGTACGTATTTGTGATATTGCAATTGCTATTCGGCCTGATGCTCTTTGCCACGGTGCTCGGACATGTGGCGAACATTGTGACGTCGGTGAGTGCGGCGCGCAAGGAGTTTCAAG CCAAGCTGGACGGAGTTAAGACGTACATGCGCATGCGGCGTGTGCCGAATCATCTGCAGGTGAAGGTCATCAAATGGTTCGATTACCTGTGGCTCACGCAAAAGTGCTCGGACGAGGAGCGCGCCGTATCCTGTCTTCCTGATAAATTAAAG GCTGAAATAGCAATTAACGTCCATTTAGATACACTTAAGCGGGTTGAGATTTTTCAAAACACTGAAGCGGGTTTCCTTTGCGAATTGGTGCTGAGACTGCGGCCCGTGCTCTTCTCCCCGGGCGACTACATTTGCCGGAAAG GCGAGGTGGGCAAGGAGATGTACATTGTGAATCGTGGACGATTGCAGGTCGTTGCTGACAATGGCAAAACGGTGATGGCCTCGTTAAAGGCAGGTTCCTATTTCGGCGAGATTAGTATACTGAATATGGGCACCGCAG GCAACAGACGGACCGCCAGCGTTCGCTCCGTGGGCTACAGCGATCTGTTCGTGCTGAGCAAAAAGGACATGTGGGACGTGCTTAAGGAGTATCCGGCGGCGCGTGTCCGCTTGGAGTCGATAGCCGTCAAGCGTTTGGAGAAATACAAGAAGGCGCCACTGGAGAAAG TCAAATACTTTAATGTAGTTGCCATGGGCCGCTGCCAGTCAACGCCGGGCCTGGTGGAGAGCTGCGGCCGCACCACGCTGGAGGATATGTGGCTGCCGCCAGCCTCAGTCAACATGCTGCATCAGGTGCAGCAGCATcaggtgcagcagcaacaacagcaacagctgcagctgcagcagcaacaggcacaacagcagcaacatcaccAGCAGCTGCCGCATACGCATGGCTACAG TCCACGCAGCTATACGGAGCATTTGGTGCGTGCCACGGACTCGCCACGTTCGGTCAGTCCCAGCGCACACGGCTCAGAGGAGCGGCCGCGCAGTCGCGCCACCTCGCACCACTCAATGCGACCGCAATCACAGCCCAGTCACACAG GTCACGTTTGCGACTCGAGCTCACAGCTGGAGTGCTATGGCACTGGCGTTGGAGGTGTTGGTGGCGGAACCACGCCGCTGCTCGGCTCTCACGAGGCTCTGGAGGATGAGATTAAGCGTTTGAGAGAACGCCTGCATACAGTTGAATCGGAGAATCAGGCTCTTAATACGAAACTCTCGCAGCAGCAATGGGATTTGGAGAATCGTCTGGCAGagattgaaatgcaaatctgCGGCGTTTCGTCCACGTCCAGCGTGGATCCCGAAAATGAGGCCGAGGAGCTGGAACGGAATCGCGAGAGTATTATATAA